The following proteins come from a genomic window of Hymenobacter canadensis:
- a CDS encoding SusC/RagA family TonB-linked outer membrane protein has protein sequence MQKTLLVSTLLMASAFQEVSAQNRSISGRVTDRQTGEGLPGVTVLVKGTTNGISTNSDGTYSLNNVPTTGATLVISSIGYITIERAIGAEDQINVGLATDSKQLSEVVVTALGIERDTRSLGYATQEIKATQISQKSEPNVLSTLQGKVAGVNITTASGMPGASSNINIRGITSLGNSNQPLFVVDGIPISNDLDRTSSTLFGSQQGNRALDIDPENVESINILKGPAAAALYGSRASSGAIIITTKSGRNVNKKLEVTVTSGFSVQRAYGLIDLQNNYGQGNGGTNVLANGDINSGTTNSWGPRFGTTPTIFNGLLNADGSVQDYRAYENNISDFYKTGRILQNGVNIAGGNADQNVSLNINNTNQQGITDFSKLNRTSVQLAGNTKLLNKLRAGGSVNFIQTEQQGPQQGNGGSAFGRLNVVPRSYDLQGLPYINATGRSVFITAAQENPRWSLERNTATSSVTRFINVANLSYEIAPWLNVAYRAGLDTYTDRRKQIYDVGSLRAAAGQVIDQSLYRTEINGDLLVTLKKDNILTEGFNANLLLGQNINQRRLQEVFAQGDDLVLPNFYNISNARIFSNGTSEFTSKRSLLGYYGQLSLSYNDYLFLELTGRADQSSTLPEANNTFFYPSATVGFVFTDAFKISNDIFSYGKIRGNVARVGRDANPYQLITNYVVATQGNNVASITFPFNINNTTYAGFDISNRLGGGNALTPEFTNSYEVGTNLGFFNNRITFDVTYFNTVSENQILPVSTAPSSGFTTRLANVGRVDNKGIEALVNITPVKSDAFRWDVDVNFTRIRNTVKAISEGVTESAIEGAAFTGTIPSFVVGQAYGVIRGNKKPRVTDENSEFFGRYIINPNTGLFNPEIPNQVISDPNPEWQGGINNRLSFKGLTASFLVDAVYGGDVMSFTAATFRGNGSFEKTGENREAPRVIPGVIQTGVNADGRPTYRPNDIQVDAQSYWGSFGLQSDLNVYDATAYRLREVTLGYSLPKAMLERTPFGQASISLSGRNLFYYAPNAPFDPEVNTQGAGNIRGLELQGSPNARNYGINLRFTL, from the coding sequence ATGCAAAAAACCTTACTCGTGAGCACTTTGCTCATGGCCTCCGCTTTTCAGGAGGTATCGGCCCAGAACCGGAGTATTTCCGGTCGGGTAACTGACCGCCAGACCGGTGAAGGTCTGCCAGGTGTGACAGTATTGGTAAAGGGCACCACCAATGGCATCTCCACCAACTCCGATGGTACCTACTCGCTGAACAACGTACCTACTACAGGCGCTACGTTGGTTATTAGCTCGATTGGCTATATCACCATTGAGCGTGCCATTGGTGCAGAAGATCAAATCAATGTTGGTTTGGCTACTGACTCCAAGCAACTGAGCGAAGTAGTTGTGACTGCCCTCGGTATTGAGCGTGACACCAGGTCCTTGGGCTATGCTACTCAAGAGATTAAGGCAACTCAGATTTCACAGAAATCCGAGCCAAACGTGCTGAGCACATTGCAGGGCAAAGTAGCAGGGGTGAACATCACTACTGCCAGCGGCATGCCGGGTGCCTCCAGCAACATCAACATCCGGGGCATAACGTCGCTGGGCAACAGCAACCAGCCTTTGTTCGTCGTAGATGGTATTCCAATCAGCAATGATCTGGACCGTACTTCGAGCACACTATTCGGCTCTCAGCAGGGCAACCGTGCCTTGGATATTGACCCGGAAAATGTGGAGAGCATCAACATTCTGAAAGGTCCCGCAGCAGCAGCTCTTTACGGGTCACGGGCATCCTCTGGTGCTATCATCATTACTACCAAGAGTGGCCGCAACGTCAACAAGAAGCTTGAAGTAACGGTTACGTCAGGCTTTTCGGTGCAGCGCGCTTACGGTCTGATTGACTTACAGAACAACTATGGCCAAGGCAACGGCGGCACCAACGTGCTTGCCAATGGAGACATAAATTCAGGAACCACAAACTCCTGGGGCCCACGCTTCGGTACCACGCCGACCATCTTCAACGGTTTGCTTAATGCAGATGGCAGCGTACAGGACTACCGTGCGTACGAAAACAACATCAGCGACTTCTACAAAACGGGACGCATCCTGCAGAATGGGGTGAACATCGCTGGCGGTAATGCTGACCAGAACGTGTCGTTGAATATCAACAACACTAATCAGCAGGGTATCACAGATTTCTCGAAGCTGAATCGCACCAGTGTGCAGCTCGCCGGCAATACCAAGCTACTTAACAAGCTTCGGGCGGGTGGTTCGGTCAACTTCATTCAGACGGAGCAGCAAGGTCCGCAGCAAGGTAACGGCGGCTCCGCATTCGGACGCCTGAACGTGGTGCCACGCAGCTACGACTTGCAAGGACTGCCTTACATTAATGCAACTGGTCGGAGTGTATTTATCACGGCCGCGCAGGAAAACCCGCGCTGGAGCTTGGAGCGCAATACTGCGACATCCAGTGTGACGCGCTTCATCAACGTGGCCAACCTGAGCTACGAAATTGCGCCTTGGCTGAACGTGGCTTACCGCGCAGGTCTGGACACATACACCGACCGTCGTAAGCAGATATACGATGTCGGCTCGTTGCGGGCAGCTGCTGGCCAAGTTATTGACCAGAGTCTGTATCGTACTGAAATCAATGGCGACCTGCTGGTAACGTTGAAGAAAGACAACATCCTGACGGAAGGCTTCAATGCCAACCTGTTACTCGGCCAGAATATCAACCAGCGTCGCTTGCAGGAGGTGTTTGCGCAGGGCGATGACCTGGTGTTGCCGAACTTCTACAACATCTCGAACGCCCGTATCTTCTCCAACGGTACCAGCGAGTTTACGTCTAAGCGGAGCCTGCTTGGCTACTACGGCCAGTTGTCGCTGTCGTACAACGATTACTTGTTCTTGGAATTAACAGGACGCGCCGATCAGTCGTCTACGCTTCCGGAGGCAAACAACACCTTCTTCTATCCGTCGGCGACGGTTGGTTTTGTATTCACTGACGCCTTCAAGATCTCCAACGACATCTTCTCGTACGGCAAAATCCGTGGTAACGTAGCCCGTGTAGGGCGCGACGCTAACCCGTATCAGCTGATTACCAACTATGTTGTGGCTACGCAAGGCAACAACGTAGCCAGCATCACGTTCCCGTTTAATATCAACAATACCACCTACGCTGGCTTTGACATCTCCAACCGTTTGGGAGGTGGTAACGCGTTGACTCCTGAGTTTACCAACTCGTATGAGGTAGGCACGAATCTGGGTTTCTTCAACAACCGGATTACGTTTGATGTGACGTATTTCAATACGGTCAGCGAAAACCAGATTCTACCAGTATCTACGGCTCCCTCCAGCGGTTTCACTACCCGGCTGGCAAACGTAGGACGGGTTGATAACAAGGGGATTGAGGCACTGGTAAACATCACGCCAGTCAAAAGTGATGCTTTCCGGTGGGACGTTGACGTCAACTTCACCCGCATCCGCAACACGGTAAAAGCTATTTCGGAAGGAGTTACGGAATCGGCTATTGAAGGAGCTGCTTTCACTGGCACCATCCCCTCTTTTGTGGTAGGGCAAGCTTACGGAGTAATCCGGGGCAACAAGAAGCCACGGGTAACGGATGAGAACAGCGAGTTCTTTGGTCGCTATATTATCAACCCCAACACTGGCCTCTTCAACCCAGAGATTCCTAACCAAGTTATCTCCGATCCGAACCCAGAATGGCAGGGCGGCATCAACAACCGTTTGAGCTTTAAAGGCTTGACTGCTTCGTTCTTGGTAGATGCCGTATATGGCGGCGACGTAATGTCGTTTACTGCGGCGACGTTCAGAGGCAATGGCTCATTTGAGAAAACCGGCGAAAACCGGGAAGCCCCACGAGTAATTCCCGGTGTTATCCAGACAGGCGTCAACGCGGATGGCCGGCCAACCTACCGTCCTAACGATATTCAGGTGGACGCGCAATCTTACTGGGGCAGCTTCGGCTTGCAGAGCGACCTGAACGTGTACGATGCTACAGCGTATCGTCTGCGGGAAGTCACGCTGGGCTATAGCCTTCCAAAGGCAATGTTGGAGCGGACTCCTTTCGGTCAGGCCAGCATTTCGCTCTCCGGTCGTAACCTGTTCTACTACGCCCCTAATGCTCCCTTCGACCCGGAGGTAAACACGCAGGGTGCCGGTAACATTCGTGGCCTGGAACTGCAAGGTTCGCCTAACGCCCGCAACTACGGCATCAACTTGCGCTTCACTCTGTAA
- a CDS encoding SusD/RagB family nutrient-binding outer membrane lipoprotein — protein sequence MKYYKLATLALAGTVAFASSSCDNFLDVNNNPNNAATAPPSVLLTSTAITTAFANGNEINRITSLLVQHVAGTANQAAGQDVYNIRGGLDNQWQGELYPGALQNAQELIEAANRSSSPAYAGIGKLLKAYNFAVTTDLWGDIPYSQALGGLARLQPRFDRQEDIYKGADGIQSLDELVKEGIADLSQTTNVLLPSVTDDPIYRGDLSKWRRLGNTLRLKFANTISRREPALARTIINEVIASNNFISRNEDDFQVPFGGSVGNRNPIYDFNGVNVVGSTPGQRPFDITLSQRLLDSMRLKNDPRLPIYFNTVPNTVPGATVTSNLGTFFGFQNGNNVAAPALAINRSKYNVYITGNAGEAPIRLITNSQRLFIMAESALMLGTSTGGSTVQMLYQDAIRASMTKAGLTTAQVDAYFAANPSIAILSGSQATQLNQIMTQKWISMVGNGYEAFNDYRRTGYPKLALVLNPQGDDPTIIPKRFVYPASETSGNSNNAPAVLPGTVVPVWWDVP from the coding sequence ATGAAATACTATAAATTAGCTACGCTGGCGTTGGCCGGCACGGTAGCTTTTGCCAGCAGCAGCTGCGACAATTTTTTGGATGTCAACAATAATCCTAACAACGCTGCTACCGCGCCACCCTCCGTTTTGCTGACCAGCACGGCCATCACCACGGCTTTTGCAAACGGTAACGAAATCAATCGTATCACTTCTTTGCTGGTACAGCACGTAGCCGGCACTGCCAACCAAGCCGCCGGGCAGGACGTGTACAATATCCGCGGAGGTCTTGACAACCAGTGGCAAGGAGAACTGTACCCAGGCGCACTGCAGAATGCCCAAGAGCTGATCGAAGCTGCTAATCGGTCGAGCAGCCCAGCTTACGCCGGCATCGGTAAGCTCCTGAAGGCGTATAATTTTGCCGTGACGACCGACTTGTGGGGAGACATTCCTTACTCTCAGGCTTTGGGTGGCTTGGCCAGACTTCAGCCCCGTTTTGATCGGCAGGAGGACATATACAAAGGAGCCGATGGCATTCAAAGCCTCGATGAATTGGTAAAGGAAGGCATAGCTGACTTGAGCCAGACTACGAACGTCTTGTTGCCATCTGTCACTGATGACCCCATCTACCGTGGTGATCTGAGCAAATGGCGCCGTTTGGGCAATACGCTCAGATTGAAGTTCGCCAACACTATCAGCCGGCGTGAGCCAGCACTGGCCAGAACCATTATCAACGAAGTCATTGCCAGCAACAACTTCATCAGCAGAAATGAGGATGACTTCCAAGTACCGTTTGGTGGAAGTGTAGGCAACCGCAACCCTATTTACGATTTCAATGGGGTGAACGTAGTCGGTAGCACACCAGGGCAGCGTCCGTTCGATATAACACTGAGCCAGCGTTTGCTCGACAGCATGCGGCTCAAGAATGATCCGCGCTTGCCTATCTACTTCAACACAGTGCCCAATACAGTGCCCGGTGCAACAGTTACCTCCAATCTGGGTACGTTCTTCGGTTTCCAGAATGGCAACAACGTTGCGGCTCCTGCTCTCGCAATTAACCGTTCGAAGTACAATGTATACATCACCGGTAACGCGGGTGAAGCACCTATTCGGCTGATCACCAATTCACAGCGTCTGTTTATCATGGCAGAGTCGGCTCTGATGCTGGGGACTTCTACCGGGGGTAGCACTGTGCAGATGCTGTATCAGGATGCTATCAGAGCTTCTATGACGAAAGCCGGCCTGACCACTGCGCAAGTAGATGCTTACTTCGCCGCCAATCCTTCCATTGCTATTCTGAGCGGCTCACAGGCCACTCAGCTTAACCAGATCATGACCCAGAAGTGGATTTCCATGGTAGGTAACGGATATGAAGCCTTCAATGACTACCGCCGCACTGGATATCCTAAACTGGCGCTGGTACTCAACCCTCAAGGTGATGATCCAACTATAATTCCTAAGCGCTTTGTGTATCCTGCTTCCGAGACTTCCGGCAACTCCAACAATGCACCGGCTGTGCTTCCGGGTACTGTAGTCCCTGTATGGTGGGATGTTCCGTAA
- a CDS encoding SDR family NAD(P)-dependent oxidoreductase produces MHYYIITGASRGLGKALADELLQQPDNMVTGVSRHATIRHERYRHQPLDLSDMLAVQNNLFKVFPPCPDAASITLINNAGVLGEVKYMGELPNEHFEFVFDVNVIALAMLMNTFLATYQQQTTIPRTILNISSGAAQRPVDGWAAYCASKAALDSLSAVAQKEQDLRGTGIRIRSLAPGVLDTAMQEHIRTATQEQFSEAERFAELKHSGELVTPTKAASQIISWLQHPPTTEGTIVVRLTDIC; encoded by the coding sequence ATGCACTACTACATTATCACCGGAGCTAGCCGCGGCTTAGGAAAGGCACTGGCCGACGAGCTGCTGCAGCAACCGGACAACATGGTAACAGGCGTATCGCGCCATGCCACTATCCGGCATGAGCGCTACCGCCATCAGCCGCTGGACCTGTCGGACATGCTGGCCGTGCAAAACAACTTGTTTAAAGTATTCCCGCCGTGCCCGGATGCGGCCAGCATCACGCTCATTAATAATGCGGGCGTGCTGGGCGAGGTGAAGTATATGGGCGAACTGCCGAACGAGCACTTCGAGTTTGTGTTTGACGTGAACGTCATTGCGCTAGCCATGCTCATGAACACGTTTCTGGCCACTTACCAGCAGCAGACCACTATTCCACGCACCATTCTCAATATCAGCAGCGGCGCCGCCCAGCGCCCCGTGGATGGCTGGGCAGCCTACTGCGCCTCCAAAGCCGCCCTCGACTCCCTTTCGGCAGTGGCGCAAAAGGAGCAGGATCTGCGCGGTACTGGCATCCGCATCCGCAGCCTGGCCCCCGGGGTATTGGATACCGCCATGCAGGAGCACATCCGCACCGCTACGCAGGAGCAGTTCAGCGAGGCTGAGCGGTTTGCGGAACTCAAGCACAGTGGAGAACTGGTAACACCAACTAAAGCAGCCAGCCAGATCATTAGCTGGCTGCAGCATCCGCCTACAACCGAGGGGACAATTGTGGTGCGCTTGACAGATATCTGCTAG
- the hslU gene encoding ATP-dependent protease ATPase subunit HslU, whose translation MLDSQTFLTPSQIVAELDKYIIGQHEAKRHVAIALRNRWRRLHAPLDMQREIVPNNILMIGSTGVGKTEIARRLAAIADAPFTKVEASKFTEVGYVGRDVESMVRDLVEQSVNQVKQRRKEEVKVQAAQAVEDLILDALIPSVNGGSSKSSVGFGGSHDGSAMPESDYELNERTRDKFREKIRSGELDDRKIDIKVQQGGAPGIGVLGGAPGMDEASMAGLQDMLGSMMPKKTRKRKVTIAEARKILLDEEAAKLIDMDEVKDEAIRNAENAGIIFIDEIDKVASRSGKGGGGPDVSREGVQRDLLPIVEGSAVSTKYGIINTDHILFIAAGAFHVAKPSDLIPELQGRFPIRVELQSLTKDDFFRILKDPKNALTKQYEALLQAEDVVLTFEDAALEQLAEIAFNVNAEVENIGARRLHTVMSRLLNDILFDVPDRIGPNARILITRDLVNERLQDMAGNRDLSQYIL comes from the coding sequence ATGCTCGATTCCCAGACCTTCCTTACCCCGTCGCAGATAGTTGCCGAGCTGGATAAGTACATCATCGGCCAGCACGAGGCCAAGCGCCACGTAGCCATTGCGCTGCGCAACCGCTGGCGCCGCCTGCACGCCCCGCTGGATATGCAGCGCGAAATCGTGCCCAATAACATCCTCATGATTGGCTCGACGGGCGTCGGTAAAACTGAAATTGCCCGCCGCCTGGCCGCCATTGCCGATGCACCTTTTACCAAAGTGGAAGCCAGCAAATTCACGGAAGTAGGCTACGTCGGCCGCGATGTGGAAAGCATGGTGCGCGACCTGGTGGAGCAATCAGTGAACCAGGTGAAGCAGCGCCGCAAAGAAGAAGTGAAAGTGCAGGCCGCGCAGGCCGTGGAAGACCTGATTCTGGACGCCCTTATCCCGTCGGTTAATGGCGGGAGCAGCAAGTCGTCGGTAGGCTTCGGCGGCAGCCACGACGGTAGCGCCATGCCTGAGTCGGATTACGAGCTGAATGAGCGCACCCGCGACAAGTTCCGCGAGAAAATCCGCAGCGGCGAGCTCGACGACCGTAAAATCGACATCAAGGTGCAGCAGGGCGGCGCTCCCGGCATTGGCGTGCTAGGCGGCGCTCCCGGCATGGATGAGGCCTCGATGGCCGGCCTGCAGGACATGCTGGGCTCGATGATGCCCAAGAAAACCCGCAAGCGCAAAGTCACGATTGCCGAAGCCCGCAAGATTCTGCTCGATGAAGAAGCGGCCAAGCTCATCGACATGGATGAGGTGAAGGACGAAGCCATCCGCAACGCCGAAAACGCCGGCATTATCTTCATCGACGAAATCGACAAGGTAGCCAGCCGCAGCGGCAAAGGCGGCGGTGGCCCCGACGTCAGCCGTGAAGGCGTGCAGCGCGACCTGCTGCCCATCGTGGAGGGCTCGGCCGTGAGCACCAAGTATGGCATCATCAACACCGACCACATCCTGTTCATTGCCGCCGGCGCCTTCCACGTCGCCAAGCCTTCCGACCTGATTCCGGAACTGCAAGGCCGCTTCCCCATTCGTGTGGAGCTGCAGAGCCTTACCAAAGACGACTTCTTCCGGATTCTTAAAGACCCCAAGAACGCCCTCACCAAGCAGTATGAAGCCCTACTGCAGGCCGAGGACGTCGTGCTGACCTTCGAGGATGCCGCCTTGGAGCAGCTCGCCGAAATTGCCTTCAACGTCAACGCTGAAGTCGAGAATATCGGGGCGCGCCGCCTGCATACGGTGATGAGCCGCCTGCTCAATGACATCCTGTTCGACGTGCCGGACCGCATCGGCCCCAACGCCCGCATCCTCATCACCCGCGACCTGGTGAACGAACGCCTGCAGGATATGGCCGGCAACCGCGACCTGAGTCAGTATATTCTGTGA
- the porQ gene encoding type IX secretion system protein PorQ, producing the protein MPISVALGLGASPAVAQIGGQQAFSFLNLPPGAKTAALGGVNVSVRDADPTMLLSNPALLNAEMDGRLALSFVDYVADIKQSTLAYAFKPKEADAGQRWGATLSYLNYGELIMRDPAGNALGTFSVNEYAAGLTYAYVQGPFTLAGTGKLAVSGIGGNHSVALLADVGAVFKHPEKDFTVGLAVKNAGYQLRPYAGAGREPMPLDVQLGASIKPEHMPLRFSITAHNLQRLDIVYLDPNQRGQLDENGEEIKKKKSLGDKVARHFAVGGELLLGKNLNLRLGYNHLQRRELRLDNAAGGAGISFGVMLRISQFQLDYTRAGLHASGAANYFTVARNLNTLFVKNQ; encoded by the coding sequence GTGCCCATATCCGTTGCCCTGGGGCTGGGCGCGTCACCCGCCGTGGCCCAGATCGGGGGGCAGCAGGCCTTCTCGTTTCTGAACCTGCCGCCGGGCGCCAAAACCGCCGCCCTGGGCGGCGTGAACGTATCCGTGCGCGACGCCGACCCGACGATGCTGCTCAGCAACCCCGCGCTGCTGAACGCCGAAATGGATGGCCGGCTGGCGCTATCGTTTGTCGATTATGTGGCCGACATCAAGCAAAGCACCCTGGCCTACGCTTTCAAGCCCAAGGAAGCAGATGCCGGGCAGCGGTGGGGCGCGACTCTGAGCTACCTCAACTACGGCGAGCTGATCATGCGCGACCCGGCCGGTAATGCGCTGGGAACATTTTCGGTGAACGAGTACGCCGCCGGCCTTACGTATGCCTATGTGCAGGGCCCGTTCACGCTGGCTGGTACCGGCAAGCTGGCGGTATCGGGCATCGGCGGTAACCACTCGGTAGCGCTGCTGGCCGATGTGGGTGCCGTCTTTAAGCACCCCGAGAAAGACTTTACAGTGGGACTAGCCGTGAAAAACGCCGGCTACCAGCTCAGGCCCTACGCCGGCGCCGGCCGCGAGCCAATGCCGCTGGACGTGCAGCTGGGCGCCTCCATCAAGCCCGAGCACATGCCGCTGCGGTTTTCCATCACGGCCCACAACCTGCAGCGCCTCGACATTGTGTACCTCGACCCCAACCAGCGCGGCCAGCTGGATGAAAACGGCGAGGAAATCAAGAAAAAGAAAAGCCTCGGCGACAAAGTAGCGCGGCACTTCGCAGTAGGCGGCGAACTACTGCTGGGCAAAAACCTGAACCTGCGCCTGGGCTACAACCACCTGCAGCGCCGCGAGCTACGGCTGGACAACGCCGCCGGAGGCGCCGGCATCTCCTTTGGCGTCATGCTGCGCATCAGCCAGTTTCAGCTCGACTACACCCGCGCCGGCCTGCACGCCAGCGGGGCCGCCAATTACTTCACCGTCGCCCGCAACCTAAACACGCTGTTCGTCAAGAATCAATAG
- the lon gene encoding endopeptidase La, translating to MPSIPAAFSSPFLLMTDDSSDIVSIVAADPEQPLNGQESPETLPLLPVRNTVLFPGVVLPVTVTRKKSIRLVRKAYRGNKIIGVVAQKNNQHDDPTLADLYQVGTMAKILKLLVLPDGNTTIIIQGQSRFQIEEELQSTPYLTARVSYAPEIFPDKVSKEVKALVASLKDAAAKMLKLNPEIPQEAQVALDNIESPSFLTHFLSSNINVEVGQKQKLLEINDGVERGTMLLELMLKEIQHLEIKHEIHTKVHTDIDQQQRDYFLRQQIKVLQDELGGGDSPDQELDKFRQRAKLKQWPEAVAKHFAKELDKLGRVNPQAAEYPLSVNYVEFLLDLPWAEQTKDNFNLKRTKKILDADHYGMEKVKERIIEYLAVLKLKQDLKAPILCLYGPPGVGKTSLGRSIAKALGRKYVRMSLGGVRDEAEIRGHRKTYVGAMPGRIIAQIKKAGASNPVIVLDEIDKLASDFRGDPSSALLEVLDPEQNSTFTDNYLEVEYDLSRVLFIATANSLETIQPALRDRMEIIDLTGYTLEEKTQIAKKHLWPKLLTDHGLSTKDVAITTPALSRVIDDYTRESGVRSLERKLGAVVRNIAKSKAMKEEFPAALEPKDITRILGAATFDRDLYQDNETAGVVTGLAWTSVGGDILFIESLLSRGRGKLTLSGQLGDVMKESAITALSYLRSRADELGIDYRLFDQYDLHIHFPEGAVPKDGPSAGIAIFTSIASVFTQRKIRSHLAMTGEITLRGKVLPVGGIKEKMLAAKRAGIRDIILCQKNRKDIEEIPAEYVKDLTIHYADRVDDVLRVALLDELVSHPMPLIVRDEAPVAPSHSVEVQ from the coding sequence ATGCCTTCTATTCCTGCTGCTTTTTCTTCGCCTTTCCTGCTGATGACCGACGACTCTTCTGATATCGTATCCATTGTAGCCGCCGACCCCGAACAGCCGCTCAACGGCCAGGAGTCGCCCGAAACGCTGCCGCTGCTGCCGGTGCGCAACACGGTGCTGTTTCCAGGGGTGGTGTTGCCCGTTACGGTTACGCGCAAGAAAAGCATCCGGCTGGTACGCAAGGCCTACCGGGGCAATAAGATCATCGGGGTGGTGGCGCAGAAAAACAACCAGCACGACGACCCCACGCTGGCCGACCTGTATCAGGTGGGCACCATGGCCAAAATCCTGAAGCTGCTGGTGCTGCCCGATGGCAACACCACCATCATCATCCAGGGCCAGTCGCGCTTCCAGATTGAGGAAGAGCTGCAAAGCACTCCCTACCTCACGGCCCGCGTCAGCTACGCCCCCGAAATCTTCCCCGACAAAGTGTCCAAGGAAGTAAAGGCGCTGGTGGCTTCGCTGAAGGACGCGGCCGCCAAAATGCTTAAGCTCAACCCCGAGATTCCGCAGGAAGCGCAGGTGGCCCTCGACAACATCGAGTCGCCTTCGTTTCTGACGCATTTCCTCAGTTCCAACATCAACGTGGAAGTGGGGCAGAAGCAGAAGCTGCTGGAAATAAACGACGGCGTGGAGCGCGGCACCATGCTGCTGGAGCTGATGCTGAAGGAAATCCAGCACCTCGAAATCAAGCACGAAATCCACACCAAGGTCCACACCGACATCGACCAGCAGCAGCGCGACTACTTCCTGCGGCAGCAGATAAAAGTGTTGCAGGACGAGCTGGGTGGCGGCGACAGCCCCGACCAGGAGCTCGACAAGTTCCGGCAGCGGGCCAAGCTCAAGCAGTGGCCCGAGGCCGTGGCCAAGCACTTTGCCAAGGAGCTGGATAAGCTGGGCCGCGTGAACCCGCAGGCCGCCGAGTATCCGCTGAGCGTGAACTATGTGGAGTTTCTGCTCGATTTGCCCTGGGCCGAGCAGACCAAGGACAACTTCAACCTGAAGCGCACCAAGAAAATCCTTGATGCCGACCACTACGGCATGGAAAAGGTGAAGGAGCGCATCATCGAGTACTTGGCCGTGCTCAAGCTGAAGCAGGACCTGAAAGCGCCCATCCTGTGCCTCTATGGCCCGCCCGGCGTGGGCAAAACCAGCCTGGGCCGCTCCATTGCCAAGGCCCTGGGCCGCAAATACGTGCGCATGAGCCTGGGCGGCGTCCGCGACGAAGCTGAAATCCGGGGGCACCGCAAAACCTACGTGGGCGCCATGCCCGGCCGCATCATCGCCCAGATCAAGAAAGCCGGCGCTTCCAACCCCGTCATCGTGCTCGACGAGATTGACAAGCTGGCCTCCGACTTCCGCGGCGACCCCAGCTCGGCACTGTTGGAAGTGCTGGATCCCGAGCAGAACTCCACCTTCACCGACAATTACCTGGAGGTGGAATACGACCTGAGTCGGGTGCTGTTCATTGCCACGGCCAACTCGCTGGAAACCATTCAGCCCGCCCTGCGCGACCGGATGGAAATCATCGACCTGACCGGCTACACGTTGGAAGAGAAAACCCAGATTGCCAAAAAGCACCTCTGGCCCAAGCTCCTCACCGACCACGGCCTCAGCACCAAAGACGTAGCCATCACCACGCCCGCCCTGTCGCGCGTGATAGACGACTACACCCGTGAGAGCGGCGTGCGCAGTCTGGAGCGCAAGCTGGGGGCCGTGGTGCGCAACATTGCCAAGAGCAAGGCCATGAAGGAGGAATTCCCGGCGGCGCTGGAGCCTAAGGACATCACCCGCATCCTCGGCGCGGCCACCTTCGACCGGGACCTGTACCAGGACAACGAAACCGCCGGCGTGGTCACGGGCCTCGCCTGGACCAGCGTGGGCGGCGACATTCTGTTCATTGAAAGCCTGCTGAGCCGGGGCCGGGGCAAGCTTACGCTCTCGGGCCAGCTCGGCGACGTGATGAAGGAGTCGGCCATTACGGCGCTCAGCTACCTGCGCAGCCGCGCCGACGAGCTGGGCATCGACTACCGCCTCTTCGACCAGTACGACCTGCACATTCACTTCCCTGAGGGCGCTGTGCCCAAGGACGGGCCGAGTGCTGGCATTGCCATTTTCACCAGCATTGCCTCAGTATTTACGCAGCGCAAAATCCGCAGCCACCTCGCCATGACCGGCGAAATCACGCTGCGGGGCAAAGTGCTGCCGGTGGGCGGCATCAAGGAGAAGATGCTGGCTGCCAAGCGCGCCGGCATCCGCGACATTATCCTGTGCCAGAAGAACCGCAAGGACATCGAGGAAATTCCTGCCGAGTACGTCAAGGACCTCACGATTCACTACGCCGACCGGGTAGACGACGTGCTGCGGGTGGCGTTGCTGGATGAGCTGGTGTCGCACCCGATGCCGCTGATTGTGCGCGACGAAGCGCCCGTAGCGCCGTCGCATAGCGTGGAGGTGCAGTAG